A genomic segment from Triticum dicoccoides isolate Atlit2015 ecotype Zavitan chromosome 1A, WEW_v2.0, whole genome shotgun sequence encodes:
- the LOC119291812 gene encoding auxin response factor 15-like has translation MAGIDLNTVEEDEEEPSAEVLLARSGGGGDCSSQSHSHSHSHSGHGQGSSSVAAATPPRPSAVCLELWHACAGPVAPMPRKGGVVVYLPQGHLDHLGDAPAPSPAAVPPHVFCRVVDVTLHADASTDEVYAQLSLLPENEEVVRRMREATEDGSGGEDGETVKQRFARMPHMFCKTLTASDTSTHGGFSVPRRAAEDCFPPLDYSQQRPSQELVAKDLHGTEWKFRHIYRGQPRRHLLTTGWSAFVNKKKLVSGDAVLFLRGDDGELRLGVRRAVQLKNGSAFPALYSQCSNLGTLANVAHAVATKSMFQIFYNPRLSQSEFIVPYWKFTKSFSQPFSVGSRFKMRYESEDAAERRYTGIITGTGDADPMWRGSKWKCLLVRWDDDGEFRRPNRVSPWEIELTSSASGSHLAAPTSKRMKPYLPHANPEFTVPHGGGRPDFAESAQLRKVLQGQELLGYRTHDGTAVATSQPCEARNLQYIDERGCSNNGSNNVLGGVPSHGVKTPLGIPYHCSGFGESQRFQKVLQGQEVFRPYRGSLVDARMRSGGFHQQDGPYASALLDKWRTQQQHAFGFGSSAPVLPSQPSLSPPSVLMFQQADPKVSRFEFGQGHLDKNMDDPYARFVSAEAIGRGEQTLSLRPHLGSEVIDTRVAVENKGVAPTNSCKIFGISLAEKVRARDEMGCDDGGANYPSSTQPLKQQVPKSLGNSCATVHEQRPVVGRAIDVQQWI, from the exons ATGGCGGGGATCGACCTCAACAcggtggaggaggacgaggaggagccctcggcggaggtgctgctcgCTCGGAGCGGTGGCGGCGGGGACTGCTCCTCCCAGTCGCACTCCCACTCCCACTCCCACTCAGGCCACGGCCAGGGGAGCTCCTCCGTGGCGGCCGCGACCCCGCCGCGGCCCAGCGCGGTGTGCCTCGAGCTGTGGCACGCCTGCGCGGGGCCCGTGGCCCCCATGCCGCGCAAGGGGGGTGTCGTCGTCTACCTCCCGCAGGGCCACCTCGACCACCTCGGCGACGCGCCCGCACCTTCACCCGCCGCCGTGCCGCCCCACGTCTTCTGCCGCGTCGTCGACGTCACGCTCCAT GCGGACGCGTCCACGGACGAGGTGTACGCGCAGCTCTCGCTGCTCCCCGAGAACGAG GAGGTGGTCCGGCGGATGCGCGAGGCCACGGAGGACGGGagcggcggcgaggacggcgagACCGTCAAGCAGCGCTTCGCGAGGATGCCGCACATGTTCTGCAAGACGCTCACCGCCTCCGACACCAGCACCCACGGTGGCTTCTCcgtgccgcgccgcgccgccgaggaCTGCTTCCCCCCTCTG GACTACAGCCAGCAGCGGCCGTCTCAGGAGCTGGTCGCCAAGGATTTGCACGGCACCGAGTGGAAGTTCCGCCACATCTATCGAG GCCAGCCGCGGAGGCACCTTCTAACCACCGGATGGAGTGCATTTGTCAACAAGAAGAAGCTTGTCTCCGGGGACGCCGTACTGTTTCTGCG GGGCGACGATGGGGAGCTTAGGCTGGGAGTACGCCGTGCGGTTCAGCTCAAAAATGGATCTGCTTTTCCGGCGCTTTATAGCCAATGCTCGAATCTTGGTACACTAGCTAATGTTGCTCATGCTGTGGCTACAAAGAGCATGTTCCAGATCTTCTATAACCCCAG GTTAAGTCAATCTGAATTCATCGTACCCTACTGGAAGTTCACCAAAAGCTTTAGTCAACCATTTTCTGTTGGATCGAGGTTCAAAATGAGATATGAAAGTGAGGATGCTGCTGAAAGAAG GTACACAGGGATAATTACTGGAACTGGTGATGCAGACCCTATGTGGCGTGGTTCAAAGTGGAAATGCCTGCTG GTAAGGTGGGATGATGATGGTGAGTTTCGTCGACCAAACAGGGTATCTCCTTGGGAGATTGAGCTGACCAGTTCAGCTTCAGGATCCCATCTGGCCGCACCAACTTCAAAGCGGATGAAGCCATACCTTCCCCATGCTAATCCGGAATTCACAGTTCCAC ATGGAGGTGGTCGCCCTGATTTTGCTGAGTCTGCACAACTCCGCAAGGTCTTGCAAGGTCAAGAATTATTGGGTTATAGAACTCATGATGGTACTGCTGTTGCTACTTCACAGCCATGTGAAGCAAGAAACTTGCAGTACATCGATGAACGAGGTTGCTCTAACAATGGGAGTAACAATGTCCTAGGGGGGGTCCCAAGCCATGGTGTGAAAACACCACTTGGAATTCCCTACCATTGCTCTGGCTTTGGGGAGTCTCAGAGATTCCAAAAGGTCTTGCAAGGTCAAGAAGTTTTCCGTCCGTACCGAGGAAGTCTGGTTGATGCGCGCATGAGAAGTGGCGGCTTTCATCAGCAAGATGGTCCTTATGCATCTGCTCTATTGGATAAATGGCGCACACAACAACAGCATGCATTTGGTTTCGGGTCATCAGCACCAGTTCTGCCGTCTCAACCATCGTTATCACCACCTTCTGTGCTGATGTTTCAGCAGGCTGATCCAAAGGTCTCTCGATTCGAGTTTGGGCAAGGGCACTTGGATAAGAACATGGATGATCCGTATGCTAGGTTTGTCTCTGCTGAAGCCATTGGAAGGGGAGAGCAAACGTTGTCGCTCCGGCCTCATCTTGGTTCAGAAGTGATCGATACTCGTGTTGCAGTTGAGAACAAGGGTGTTGCACCTACCAATAGTTGCAAGATATTTGGCATTTCTCTGGCTGAAAAGGTTCGGGCAAGGGATGAGATGGGTTGTGATGATGGTGGTGCCAACTATCCATCTTCAACTCAGCCCCTGAAGCAGCAAGTGCCGAAATCCCTCGGCAACAGTTGTGCGACT GTTCATGAGCAGAGGCCTGTTGTCGGCAGGGCGATCGACGTCCAACAATGGATATGA